Proteins from one Larimichthys crocea isolate SSNF chromosome XX, L_crocea_2.0, whole genome shotgun sequence genomic window:
- the pacsin2 gene encoding protein kinase C and casein kinase substrate in neurons protein 2 isoform X2 codes for MSGSYDDSMIDVSSDSFWEIGNYKRTVKRVDDGNRLCNDLMNCLHERARIEKAYAQQLTEWGKRWRQLIEKGPQYGTLERAWAALCTEAEKVSELHMEVKASLMGEDYEKLKNWQRDAYHKQMIGGFKETKEADDGFRKAQKPWAKKLKEMETMKKTYHSACKEEKLAASRETNSKLESNNNPDAQKKLQEKVEKCQQEVQKTKERYEKSLEELDKLTPQYMENMEQVFEQWQQFEDKRIRFFKELLLEVKHHLDLSTNHRFQTIYHTLEDTISATDAEEDLKWFRSNQGPGMPMNWPQFEDWSVDLNRTLSRREKKKPSEGVTLTGISQTGSDQPVQPAKTSSSLTVPTKTAPVGSNPFEDDEDEEEEEEEEMAVEQQTTVNHISVNKEEIKTASSMEKTPDWSDEDTGGNPFSANGDGNPFGEDEPTSPVVSVPVRALYDYEGQEQDELSFKAGDEFTKIGEEDDQGWCKGRLKDGQTGLYPANYVEDIQ; via the exons ATGTCGGGCTCCTATGATGACTCCATGATCGATGTCTCCAGCGACAGCTTCTGGGAG ATCGGTAACTACAAGCGAACAGTGAAACGAGTAGACGATGGCAACCGGCTCTGTAATGATCTGATGAACTGTCTTCATGAGCGGGCACGTATTGAAAAGGCCTACgcacagcagctcacagaatGGGGGAAGCGCTGGCGGCAACTCATAGAAAAAG GGCCTCAGTATGGTACGTTGGAGCGGGCGTGGGCCGCTCTGTGCACGGAGGCGGAGAAGGTGAGCGAGCTCCACATGGAGGTGAAAGCGTCGTTGATGGGAGAAGACTACGAGAAGCTGAAGAACTGGCAGAGGGACGCCTACCACAAACAGATGATCGGCGGCTTCAAAGAGACTAAAGAGGCTGACGACGGCTTCCGCAAGGCTCAGAAACCCTGGGCGAAGAAACTCAAAGAG ATGGAGACAATGAAGAAGACTTACCACTCAGCCTGCAAAGAAGAGAAGCTGGCAGCCAGCAGGGAGACCAACAGCAAACTGGAGAGCAATAACAACCCAGATGCCCAAAAGAAGCTTCAGGAAAAGGTGGAAAAGTGTCAGCAGGAGGTGCAGAAG aCTAAAGAACGCTATGAGAAATCCCTGGAAGAACTTGACAAGTTGACCCCTCAGTATATGGAGAACATGGAGCAAGTGTTTGAGCAGTGGCAGCAGTTTGAAGACAAACGCATCCGTTTCTTCAAAGAGCTTCTGCTGGAGGTCAAACATCACCTGGATCTCTCGACCAATCACAG ATTCCAGACAATCTACCACACACTGGAAGACACGATCTCTGCTACTGACGCCGAAGAGGACCTGAAATGGTTCCGGTCCAATCAAGGCCCCGGCATGCCGATGAACTGGCCCCAGTTTGAG GACTGGTCCGTAGACCTGAACCGAACCCTCAGCAgacgagagaagaagaagccatCGGAAGGTGTCACCCTGACAGGCATCAGTCAAACTGGGTCAGACCAGCCTGTCCAGCCTGCCAAAACCAGCAGCAG CCTGACTGTGCCCACTAAAACGGCGCCAGTGGGCTCAAACCCGTTCGAAGACgacgaagacgaggaggaggaggaagaggaggagatggccGTGGAGCAGCAGACCACAGTCAACCACATCAGTGTGAataaagaggaaataaaaac CGCGAGCAGTATGGAGAAGACTCCAGACTGGTCCGATGAAGACACGGGCGGCAACCCTTTCTCGGCCAACGGTGACGGGAATCCATTCGGCGAAGACGAGCCGACTTCTCCGGTCGTATCTGTGCCTGTCAGAGCCCTCTATGACTACGAAGGACAGGAGCAGGATGAGCTGAGCTTCAAAGCAG GGGACGAGTTCACCAAAATCGGCGAGGAAGACGACCAGGGTTGGTGCAAAGGCCGGCTCAAGGACGGACAAACAGGCCTCTATCCTGCTAACTACGTCGAAGACATCCAGTAA
- the pacsin2 gene encoding protein kinase C and casein kinase substrate in neurons protein 2 isoform X4 has translation MSGSYDDSMIDVSSDSFWEIGNYKRTVKRVDDGNRLCNDLMNCLHERARIEKAYAQQLTEWGKRWRQLIEKGPQYGTLERAWAALCTEAEKVSELHMEVKASLMGEDYEKLKNWQRDAYHKQMIGGFKETKEADDGFRKAQKPWAKKLKEMETMKKTYHSACKEEKLAASRETNSKLESNNNPDAQKKLQEKVEKCQQEVQKTKERYEKSLEELDKLTPQYMENMEQVFEQWQQFEDKRIRFFKELLLEVKHHLDLSTNHRFQTIYHTLEDTISATDAEEDLKWFRSNQGPGMPMNWPQFEDWSVDLNRTLSRREKKKPSEGVTLTGISQTGSDQPVQPAKTSSSASSMEKTPDWSDEDTGGNPFSANGDGNPFGEDEPTSPVVSVPVRALYDYEGQEQDELSFKAGDEFTKIGEEDDQGWCKGRLKDGQTGLYPANYVEDIQ, from the exons ATGTCGGGCTCCTATGATGACTCCATGATCGATGTCTCCAGCGACAGCTTCTGGGAG ATCGGTAACTACAAGCGAACAGTGAAACGAGTAGACGATGGCAACCGGCTCTGTAATGATCTGATGAACTGTCTTCATGAGCGGGCACGTATTGAAAAGGCCTACgcacagcagctcacagaatGGGGGAAGCGCTGGCGGCAACTCATAGAAAAAG GGCCTCAGTATGGTACGTTGGAGCGGGCGTGGGCCGCTCTGTGCACGGAGGCGGAGAAGGTGAGCGAGCTCCACATGGAGGTGAAAGCGTCGTTGATGGGAGAAGACTACGAGAAGCTGAAGAACTGGCAGAGGGACGCCTACCACAAACAGATGATCGGCGGCTTCAAAGAGACTAAAGAGGCTGACGACGGCTTCCGCAAGGCTCAGAAACCCTGGGCGAAGAAACTCAAAGAG ATGGAGACAATGAAGAAGACTTACCACTCAGCCTGCAAAGAAGAGAAGCTGGCAGCCAGCAGGGAGACCAACAGCAAACTGGAGAGCAATAACAACCCAGATGCCCAAAAGAAGCTTCAGGAAAAGGTGGAAAAGTGTCAGCAGGAGGTGCAGAAG aCTAAAGAACGCTATGAGAAATCCCTGGAAGAACTTGACAAGTTGACCCCTCAGTATATGGAGAACATGGAGCAAGTGTTTGAGCAGTGGCAGCAGTTTGAAGACAAACGCATCCGTTTCTTCAAAGAGCTTCTGCTGGAGGTCAAACATCACCTGGATCTCTCGACCAATCACAG ATTCCAGACAATCTACCACACACTGGAAGACACGATCTCTGCTACTGACGCCGAAGAGGACCTGAAATGGTTCCGGTCCAATCAAGGCCCCGGCATGCCGATGAACTGGCCCCAGTTTGAG GACTGGTCCGTAGACCTGAACCGAACCCTCAGCAgacgagagaagaagaagccatCGGAAGGTGTCACCCTGACAGGCATCAGTCAAACTGGGTCAGACCAGCCTGTCCAGCCTGCCAAAACCAGCAGCAG CGCGAGCAGTATGGAGAAGACTCCAGACTGGTCCGATGAAGACACGGGCGGCAACCCTTTCTCGGCCAACGGTGACGGGAATCCATTCGGCGAAGACGAGCCGACTTCTCCGGTCGTATCTGTGCCTGTCAGAGCCCTCTATGACTACGAAGGACAGGAGCAGGATGAGCTGAGCTTCAAAGCAG GGGACGAGTTCACCAAAATCGGCGAGGAAGACGACCAGGGTTGGTGCAAAGGCCGGCTCAAGGACGGACAAACAGGCCTCTATCCTGCTAACTACGTCGAAGACATCCAGTAA
- the pacsin2 gene encoding protein kinase C and casein kinase substrate in neurons protein 2 isoform X1, with protein sequence MSGSYDDSMIDVSSDSFWEIGNYKRTVKRVDDGNRLCNDLMNCLHERARIEKAYAQQLTEWGKRWRQLIEKGPQYGTLERAWAALCTEAEKVSELHMEVKASLMGEDYEKLKNWQRDAYHKQMIGGFKETKEADDGFRKAQKPWAKKLKEMETMKKTYHSACKEEKLAASRETNSKLESNNNPDAQKKLQEKVEKCQQEVQKTKERYEKSLEELDKLTPQYMENMEQVFEQWQQFEDKRIRFFKELLLEVKHHLDLSTNHRFQTIYHTLEDTISATDAEEDLKWFRSNQGPGMPMNWPQFENLDWSRPRSFKRRSILDWSVDLNRTLSRREKKKPSEGVTLTGISQTGSDQPVQPAKTSSSLTVPTKTAPVGSNPFEDDEDEEEEEEEEMAVEQQTTVNHISVNKEEIKTASSMEKTPDWSDEDTGGNPFSANGDGNPFGEDEPTSPVVSVPVRALYDYEGQEQDELSFKAGDEFTKIGEEDDQGWCKGRLKDGQTGLYPANYVEDIQ encoded by the exons ATGTCGGGCTCCTATGATGACTCCATGATCGATGTCTCCAGCGACAGCTTCTGGGAG ATCGGTAACTACAAGCGAACAGTGAAACGAGTAGACGATGGCAACCGGCTCTGTAATGATCTGATGAACTGTCTTCATGAGCGGGCACGTATTGAAAAGGCCTACgcacagcagctcacagaatGGGGGAAGCGCTGGCGGCAACTCATAGAAAAAG GGCCTCAGTATGGTACGTTGGAGCGGGCGTGGGCCGCTCTGTGCACGGAGGCGGAGAAGGTGAGCGAGCTCCACATGGAGGTGAAAGCGTCGTTGATGGGAGAAGACTACGAGAAGCTGAAGAACTGGCAGAGGGACGCCTACCACAAACAGATGATCGGCGGCTTCAAAGAGACTAAAGAGGCTGACGACGGCTTCCGCAAGGCTCAGAAACCCTGGGCGAAGAAACTCAAAGAG ATGGAGACAATGAAGAAGACTTACCACTCAGCCTGCAAAGAAGAGAAGCTGGCAGCCAGCAGGGAGACCAACAGCAAACTGGAGAGCAATAACAACCCAGATGCCCAAAAGAAGCTTCAGGAAAAGGTGGAAAAGTGTCAGCAGGAGGTGCAGAAG aCTAAAGAACGCTATGAGAAATCCCTGGAAGAACTTGACAAGTTGACCCCTCAGTATATGGAGAACATGGAGCAAGTGTTTGAGCAGTGGCAGCAGTTTGAAGACAAACGCATCCGTTTCTTCAAAGAGCTTCTGCTGGAGGTCAAACATCACCTGGATCTCTCGACCAATCACAG ATTCCAGACAATCTACCACACACTGGAAGACACGATCTCTGCTACTGACGCCGAAGAGGACCTGAAATGGTTCCGGTCCAATCAAGGCCCCGGCATGCCGATGAACTGGCCCCAGTTTGAG AATTTGGACTGGTCCCGTCCTCGCTCCTTTAAGAGAAGGTCCATTTTA GACTGGTCCGTAGACCTGAACCGAACCCTCAGCAgacgagagaagaagaagccatCGGAAGGTGTCACCCTGACAGGCATCAGTCAAACTGGGTCAGACCAGCCTGTCCAGCCTGCCAAAACCAGCAGCAG CCTGACTGTGCCCACTAAAACGGCGCCAGTGGGCTCAAACCCGTTCGAAGACgacgaagacgaggaggaggaggaagaggaggagatggccGTGGAGCAGCAGACCACAGTCAACCACATCAGTGTGAataaagaggaaataaaaac CGCGAGCAGTATGGAGAAGACTCCAGACTGGTCCGATGAAGACACGGGCGGCAACCCTTTCTCGGCCAACGGTGACGGGAATCCATTCGGCGAAGACGAGCCGACTTCTCCGGTCGTATCTGTGCCTGTCAGAGCCCTCTATGACTACGAAGGACAGGAGCAGGATGAGCTGAGCTTCAAAGCAG GGGACGAGTTCACCAAAATCGGCGAGGAAGACGACCAGGGTTGGTGCAAAGGCCGGCTCAAGGACGGACAAACAGGCCTCTATCCTGCTAACTACGTCGAAGACATCCAGTAA
- the pacsin2 gene encoding protein kinase C and casein kinase substrate in neurons protein 2 isoform X3, with protein sequence MSGSYDDSMIDVSSDSFWEIGNYKRTVKRVDDGNRLCNDLMNCLHERARIEKAYAQQLTEWGKRWRQLIEKGPQYGTLERAWAALCTEAEKVSELHMEVKASLMGEDYEKLKNWQRDAYHKQMIGGFKETKEADDGFRKAQKPWAKKLKEMETMKKTYHSACKEEKLAASRETNSKLESNNNPDAQKKLQEKVEKCQQEVQKTKERYEKSLEELDKLTPQYMENMEQVFEQWQQFEDKRIRFFKELLLEVKHHLDLSTNHRFQTIYHTLEDTISATDAEEDLKWFRSNQGPGMPMNWPQFENLDWSRPRSFKRRSILDWSVDLNRTLSRREKKKPSEGVTLTGISQTGSDQPVQPAKTSSSASSMEKTPDWSDEDTGGNPFSANGDGNPFGEDEPTSPVVSVPVRALYDYEGQEQDELSFKAGDEFTKIGEEDDQGWCKGRLKDGQTGLYPANYVEDIQ encoded by the exons ATGTCGGGCTCCTATGATGACTCCATGATCGATGTCTCCAGCGACAGCTTCTGGGAG ATCGGTAACTACAAGCGAACAGTGAAACGAGTAGACGATGGCAACCGGCTCTGTAATGATCTGATGAACTGTCTTCATGAGCGGGCACGTATTGAAAAGGCCTACgcacagcagctcacagaatGGGGGAAGCGCTGGCGGCAACTCATAGAAAAAG GGCCTCAGTATGGTACGTTGGAGCGGGCGTGGGCCGCTCTGTGCACGGAGGCGGAGAAGGTGAGCGAGCTCCACATGGAGGTGAAAGCGTCGTTGATGGGAGAAGACTACGAGAAGCTGAAGAACTGGCAGAGGGACGCCTACCACAAACAGATGATCGGCGGCTTCAAAGAGACTAAAGAGGCTGACGACGGCTTCCGCAAGGCTCAGAAACCCTGGGCGAAGAAACTCAAAGAG ATGGAGACAATGAAGAAGACTTACCACTCAGCCTGCAAAGAAGAGAAGCTGGCAGCCAGCAGGGAGACCAACAGCAAACTGGAGAGCAATAACAACCCAGATGCCCAAAAGAAGCTTCAGGAAAAGGTGGAAAAGTGTCAGCAGGAGGTGCAGAAG aCTAAAGAACGCTATGAGAAATCCCTGGAAGAACTTGACAAGTTGACCCCTCAGTATATGGAGAACATGGAGCAAGTGTTTGAGCAGTGGCAGCAGTTTGAAGACAAACGCATCCGTTTCTTCAAAGAGCTTCTGCTGGAGGTCAAACATCACCTGGATCTCTCGACCAATCACAG ATTCCAGACAATCTACCACACACTGGAAGACACGATCTCTGCTACTGACGCCGAAGAGGACCTGAAATGGTTCCGGTCCAATCAAGGCCCCGGCATGCCGATGAACTGGCCCCAGTTTGAG AATTTGGACTGGTCCCGTCCTCGCTCCTTTAAGAGAAGGTCCATTTTA GACTGGTCCGTAGACCTGAACCGAACCCTCAGCAgacgagagaagaagaagccatCGGAAGGTGTCACCCTGACAGGCATCAGTCAAACTGGGTCAGACCAGCCTGTCCAGCCTGCCAAAACCAGCAGCAG CGCGAGCAGTATGGAGAAGACTCCAGACTGGTCCGATGAAGACACGGGCGGCAACCCTTTCTCGGCCAACGGTGACGGGAATCCATTCGGCGAAGACGAGCCGACTTCTCCGGTCGTATCTGTGCCTGTCAGAGCCCTCTATGACTACGAAGGACAGGAGCAGGATGAGCTGAGCTTCAAAGCAG GGGACGAGTTCACCAAAATCGGCGAGGAAGACGACCAGGGTTGGTGCAAAGGCCGGCTCAAGGACGGACAAACAGGCCTCTATCCTGCTAACTACGTCGAAGACATCCAGTAA